Part of the Phragmites australis chromosome 23, lpPhrAust1.1, whole genome shotgun sequence genome is shown below.
TTGCTGATGACTTGTGATAACAAACAATTCCTGCCAAGTTCTGTTCCTACTTCCATGTATATGTGTTTCACTAAATACAATTTATGAGGCATACACAAAAGGACATGGATATTAACGACATTCAATTACTGAAACAGTGAAAGTAGAAGAGCTTCACCTAAAAAATTGAATCAGAACAAAGTTATCACATTATTAGGAAAACAGTGTCCTTTTTAATCAATATAAAAAAACAGTCAATCTTActcttttgaatttgaacttTTCATGGATATCGTCTGACATAATGGCTGCTGAGAAAACCCCCAATACAATGGCATGGATTGATTCCTTCCCAAGCATTTCAACCTTCCCTTCTGAGGTTAGCAAACAATTAAACATCAGATCTATGCATTCAAACTTCAACCATGATAATTTCTATTTTCATTTCACTGGATATGATCGCAGAATTCAGCCATTAGCAAAATGATTAGCACACTTTATTCAAATGGACCCAAAGTTCTGAAAGATGTGGTATCCCCAATAGTAACATGCTAGTTTGAACTTGTAAAAAAGTGCAGTCAGGCAGAGAACTATTAGCAAGTTTAACATGGTGTGCATGAGCTGAGAGTTAGGCACATAAAAAATAAGAGCATACCCAGGATCATGTCTGGTTGGGGAGAGAAGAGCAGCAGGTTCGCATGCACTGGGACGCCAAAGTACGGCACCAAGCCATTCAGGATTTTGGCTTTCCCACCCTCGACGCTAACTTCATGAGCCAGCAACACGCCATCAAAGCGATCTTCGTACCTGTATAGGAACGAGCACCATCAAATTTTACTCAACCAACAATTAAACTTGCTAAAAACAAATGACCCTTGCGGCAGCTCGAAAGTGGCAAGAAGCATGCTACGAAGAATTAAAGGTCCTATAATCCATACACAATCTCCCTGGAACTTCTTCAACTGTAGTTTGGATACGCACAACCTCACAGCGGAATCTGACATCATATTCACGCCTATCGATTTGCTCCGGAGCTCAAGCTCATAAGCAGCGCAACCTATTGCCCCGAAATTCGCGTCTTTCCCCTCTAACCAAAACCGGCACAGGACCACATTCCTCTATTACGAACGAGTCGAGCCCAAGCCCAAGGGAATCCGCTGGACCAGGAGCATGAACTCCGCAAGAatcagaggagggaggggggaggggcaCGCACGAGAAGAGGAGCGCGCTGAGCTGGCGGGCGACGGCGCGGCGGACGTCGGCGGCGTTGGAGGGGTGCACGTACACCGTGAGATTCGCCACCGCCTCCCGGAGCGCCTCCATCACGGCGTAGGCTGGCGGCAAGAACCCTAGTTAAACCCTAGtaaacggcggcggcggcgggagggcaGGGCAAGTGAAGGAAGAAAGACGAAGCGGCTCGGTGAGACAGACTGGTGGGGTCAGGAGACAAGCTGTGCACGTGCGTCTGTTTCTTGTAAGGCTGGCCCACTGACAGAGTGGGACCTGATGACAGTGTGTCCTTACTCATCAGTGTGTGCTAGTGAGTTAGCCTGAACATTGAGCCAACTCCAGATGTGTTTAGATAATAGGATTGAGTGAACCAATCAGCCGGTTCTGAAACCGGAAAAACGATGAACGTAGAGCAGTTTCTCTGCCTTTCGTATCAACCATCCTAACGAAAACACATCAAATCCGTGAAGTTAAGGTCTAATGTCTCGACAATTCTATAGGGAATGACGAGCACCGGACCAATCGGTTTTAAATTGAACTTTAAATTTAGTACCTTTGTTTTATTCTTGAGAGGTCCTGTTTTGGATCTATTTCGAACTTGATGCTGCTAAGTTTCCGATTTCAGCGTTGCAACCTATCTTAAATAAAAACAAAGTCCTAAGTCAATTCATTTattatattgataaaaaaattatttaaatgtAGAAAATTTGTTAAGCCATATGAATAAAAATTGTGTATAGATAATCCATAGTCCACAAAAGATCATGGGCGCCTAATTCATGTACACACAAAATTGACCTAGAGAATATCATGGGTTTGAACAAAATCGACGTCTATATCTTGTAGAACCAGAAAAATATAATCTGATTCATGCATACTTGCAACATACAAGGGTGGATCCAGGAGAGGCCCAGCGAGGGCACAGCCCCCgctcaaattcttgtttttCAGTGAATTTAGGCACTTTTATTGTAAAGTTGCAAAAGCCCTATATTTTTCAATGCCATGCTTACAGTAGATGATCCTGGTATGCAAATATAGGGCTTGATGATTGCCCAGAAGTTGAAGCCATCTTTGTGGATGTCAGTGACGACAGTGTCGACTTCCTTTAGGCGATAGACGATGAGGAGCTTTAGGGCTGAGCTCAAGCTGCCAGATGTAGCCACTGCAGAGTGTAGAGAGAGGCAACTGATGTGAGAGGTTGTGCTAGTAGagatttcttacaaagctaagGGGGACATCATTTGTTAGTGGTTGATCATGGGGTGACATAAGAATCGGGAATTTAGAAGAACGTTAATATACTGCCAGAGCCTCTATTTCACCACCCGTGCTAAGGATCTCATTGATTTGTCATTTGTCGTTCCTTAGAGTTTCCATACATTAAGCACTTCTCAAGGACATTAGAAGATTCCCCGGCTAATGTCCGTAATCCTCCGAGCAAATATCCTTATAATTACATGTTGCAGAGGTGGAATTTCATGCTCAAAAAAGAAATCCGAACTACAATAAGCATGTATGTATTCATTATTTATGTGTATGTCTGTGTGTGACACACAGATCAATACATGTTTGTCTTTGTGTGTGTGACACGGTAATCATGCATGTGTCTGTGTGCCCGCAACACACAACATGGTTTGTAAAAGTTGAAGAGGTGAAATATGACAGAGGGAACCTTTTGGACTGCATGATTTGCAAAGACGCGATCATCAATTCAACAAGCATGAGGTATGAACTCATGGCCATAACCTCAGAGCAAATCTCCTTATAGTTGCAGATCGCGGAAGTGGAATTCCGTGctccaaaaaagaaatatgaactACAATAAGCATGTATGTATTCATTACTTAGGCACGCATGTGTGGCACACAGATCATGTGTGTGTCTATGTGTGACGACACACACAACATGATTTGCAAAAGTTGAAGAGGTGAAATCTGACAGAGAGAATCTTCTGGACTGCATGGTTTGCAAAGATGTCAGTCACCAGCTCAACAAACCCAAGGTATGATTTCTATTAAGACCATAGCTTTCTCTTCAGGCGTCGTAGCTGCAATATTCTCCAGTGTAAAACAACTCCCAAATTGATTAATGATGCAAAAGACAACCTAAAGAAGCTACTTAGCCATCATGGGACACAAAGATAACACCTTGGCATGCGAATAATTCGTTAGTACACACTAACTATTACTTTAGAGTTGCACCAAAGTTCACTTACCAGAAGTGTGCAATGTGACCAATGGTAACAGAAAGTTTATTTGTTCAAACTGTTGATCACCCCCATAGACGATGTTGTATTGGATTGCTAATTGTCTGGCTCTTCAGAATCATGCGTGGCCCTAAGTTGAATTGATGTCTAATCTTGTGGAACCAGAAATGCTATTTCAGTGATCATTGCATAACCAAAAGTTCCAAGGAGCATTTGCGCCACGCCTTGACCCGTCACAGGCTGCACACCTCGTTGGTGTCGAGCGGCTTCTTTGTGATGTAGGTCGCATGTAGCCACTACAGTGTGCGGAGAGATGCAAGTTATTTGAAAGTTGTGCTAATGGAGATATCTTATAAAGCTAAGGAGGTAGTTGTTTTggacataaaaaaatatcaagaaagTGGGGGTGTCACGCACACACAACTCAGCAGATTGAACAAAGTGTACGAAACATATGATAGAgtaggataaaaaaaaattatgaatccCCATCCCCTCTCAGATtcagggcctgtttgtttcagactACTTTTGGTTTTTGCTTCTgtcagaagcccaaacaaacgaGTTTGCTGAAAAATGGTTTCtagagaagccagaagcctgcttctgagaaaataaactagaagctgagagtagcttttctaagaagcaaaaaaattattataaaattcaaCTGCTAAAATCTAAAAGcaggtttaaaaaaaaacaaaagtacAGCTTTTCAGAGAAACCAGAAATAGAAGACCAAATAAACAGGCGCTCACTATATAGATGATATACTCTGCACTCAACTTCAGAGTAGAGATAAATCTTGTTGTTGCCTGAACTTGTACCAACAATGCCATGAATGTGGAAAACATAATACATGCAACACTCCTTACCTGACATGCCCTATGTAGATCATATGCATGGCATAAACTTATGATCAGGTGCAAATCTCATACCTCTGAACCTAGTGCAAACTACTACTTGCAGTAGCATTCATTCAGAACCTGGTAAGCGGCTGAACCCTTGGTGTCATGGTGGGACTGGGATTGTATCCACTCGGTTGGTATGTTGGAATAAAACCCAAGCTTAGATTGTCCATGTAAGGATAAACACCAGAACTTGAACGTCTAGATATAGAGGAGCAAGGACTTTATAGCACAGGAAGCACCACCAGCACCGTCTGATACCAGGTGTATAAGGTGACGAGGAGTCGTGAACACTACTACAATACAGCCTGCCACTACTGGTTTTGTACTCAGTAGTGAATTagcgacagtgataatccataTTCACGATTGTCACTACCAGCTTTGAAATGACAATGATAataagtatcactgtcggttcaaggtttgaaccggcagtgataacctaactatcactgtcggttcatgtcTTGAAAAAAATACTCTACTATGAACTCTTCAGAATGGGGATCTGTCTCAAGTTTAATCTTAAACTTGAGACAAACATCTCATGCTGAAATATTCGtgatagagtattttatatctaaataaatagagAAATATTTTTGGTAAAGTAATTTAAATCTAAATTCGCGATATAAACTCAATCAACATTATGATCAATGTGCCCTATGATGCAAAATTGCTCAGAGCTCCTAGCTTTCTAGTAGAGCGGTTTTGCACCATAAAACCACTGATCCCCATGCTCAAGTTTATCCTAATTTAAAAATACAATCATCTTGAAACCGCAGTGACAAAAATAAGTCTAAATGAATGGcgaaaacacaatcatcttaaAGCGAATATGTTTTATGTCACtcgtttaaatcatattattttCACAATCTTGAATACTCAACTTGCCACTCGTTTAGATGGGGAGATGAAGATAGGGAGAACGGGCGATGGGGAGATAGGGCAACAGGCTCGAGAGATGGGGAGATAGAGCAATGAGGAGACGGGGCCGCAAGGTCAATAATGGATTGGGAGATGGGGACATGGGGCGACTGGGAGACGAGACAGCATGGCCATAGTTGACGTGGCCAGGGGCGAAGCTAGGATTTAAATATGGGAGGGGCCAATTAGACATGGAGGGGGCCAATTAGATCAGGAATTAGATTAAACTATAATTAACATGTGCTGATTAATACTTTATTAGTTGAATGGCAGCTCTGTTAGGGGGTGCTAGGCCCCCTCCAGCCATGCCGTGGCTTCGCCACTGGACGTGGCTGTGAGGTTGGTGATGGGCTCGGGAGATGGGGAGACAGGGCGACGTGACCGCGAGGTCGGTGACGGTTTGGGAGATGGGGACACGGGGTGGTGGGGAGATGGGGTGACAGGGTCGGGAGATAGGGAGATGAGTGATAGGGAAATGAGGCCGCGAGATCAACGATGGCTTAGGAGATGGGGACACGGGGTGACTAGTACGGGGCAACATGGCTACAGTTGGCGTAGCTATGAGGTCAGCGACAGATCAGGCGACAGGGAGACAGGGCGAGGGCTAGGGCTTGCATTCTCCTTCTGATTTCCTTCCTCATTTGCTGGCTAGTCTCTGTTTTTTTTACAACGGGCCCTCTTTACCCGGGTTTTTATTGGAGAACTTAATAGGTGATGTACAGGATGGAAGTTGAACCCTCGTCGCACTGGCTCTACCCATAAAACACTGCCATCCTGTTACAAGCATGTCCGTAAGCTGGCTAGTCTCTTTGGGAGTAGCTAGCCTACCGGGTTTTCGTGTTGTTTTGGTGGGTTTTCGTAGCGACTCTATATTAGTTAGGCTAGAGAATTTTTGAGTTCGTGTGTCAATTTCCCGGTCCTTCTGACTCTCAAACTGAAAAACAAGCTAGCATGCACGTTCAGTACAGCTTTGCTATATATTGTGCGTCAAAGCAATCCGTGAAAATTGAATCCGGTGTCTTTTAATGCAATCGCTTATGGCTCATAGAGCTCGTTGTCCTGGAACTCGCCATAGACGTCGTTGCAGAACGGGTGGCCCTCGCGGCCGGCTCCGCTGTAGAACACCGGAGCCTCCATCTCCGGCAGTGCGAGGTCGGCACGCAGGAGCTCGTCCATGCCGAAGCGATTTCACCGCAGAACCTTCGCCTCGCCACCTAGCGGCACCCATGGATCAGCTCCTCCTTTGGCTCCGCGGCCGGCGCCGGCTGGCCTCGAGACCTCATAGGCTTCTGCGGCAGCGACAGCCACATAAAAGTACACACtctctcttatatatatattccataTTTAGCGTAGTTAAAACTTATGagtttttattgaaaaacaGTTTTTTAAAATTATGTATA
Proteins encoded:
- the LOC133906796 gene encoding DNA-directed RNA polymerase I subunit rpa43-like — translated: MEALREAVANLTVYVHPSNAADVRRAVARQLSALLFSYEDRFDGVLLAHEVSVEGGKAKILNGLVPYFGVPVHANLLLFSPQPDMILEGKVEMLGKESIHAIVLGVFSAAIMSDDIHEKFKFKRKGDGGKFVSRSDKQHVIKRGSMIRFSVKRVDTEMNCHITGSLIPPHTGSMLWLSVHDAEYASEINSGKRRSRDINIKFEQNEQEHRALNDEDSVVKSERPHKSRKRNFEER